CTGCCAGGCGGCGACGGCCTTTTGCGCGGCTTCCGCCAGCGTATCGGCCTGGATGATCGGAATGCCGCTCTCTGCGATGATCTTCTTGCCGGCTTCGACATTCGTTCCGGCGAGGCGGACGACGAGCGGCACGCCCTCGATGCGCTCGGCGCGCACCGCGTCGACGACGCCCTGCGCAACCCAGTCGCAGCGATTGATGCCCGCGAAGATGTTGACGAGCACGACTTTCACGCGGCGGTCGGAGAGCACCAGACGGAAGGCGTTGGCCACGCGCTCCGGCGACGCGCCGCCGCCGACGTCGAGGAAGTTCGCCGGATTGCCGCCGGCGTGCTTGATCATGTCCATCGTCGCCATGGCGAGGCCGGCGCCGTTGACGATGCAGCCGATCTCGCCGTCGAGGCCGATATAGTTCAGGCTGTGCTCATGCGCCTGCGCCTCGCGCGGATCGCTCTGCGAGGGATCGTTCATGTCGACAATGTTGCGGCGGCGGAACAGCGCATTGTCGTCGAAGGACATCTTCGCGTCGAGCGCGAGAACCTTGTCGTCCTTGGTGATGACGAGCGGATTGATCTCGAGCATGGTCGCGTCATTGTCGCGGAAGGCGCGATAGGCGCCCATGATCGTCTGCACCGCGCGCGAGACCTGCTTGAGATTGAGGCCGAGCTGAAAAGCGAGTTCGCGCGCCTGGAACTGCTGGAGGCCGACCGCCGGCTCGACGATCACCTGAAGCAGCTCGTCCGGCGCCGTGCGGGCGATTTCCTCGATGTCCATGCCGCCATGTTTGGAGGCGATGACGCGCACGCGCTCCAACTTACGGTCGAGAACGTAACCGAGATAGATTTCGCGCTCGAAGGGATCGGCGACCTCGACATAGACGCGCTGCACCGGCTTGCCTTCCGGTCCGGTCTGCGACGTCACGAGGCGCTTGCCGAGAAGGTCGCGCGCCGCCTGCTGCACTTCATGATAGGTGCGGCACAGCTTGACGCCGCCGGCCTTGCCGCGCGCGCCCGCATGAATTTGCGCCTTCACGACCCAATGGGAGCCGCCGAGCTCGGTCGCGGCGTAGACCGCCTGATCCGGGCTGAAAGCCACGGTGCCGGGCGGAATCGCGACGCCATGGGCCGCCAGAATTTCCTTGGCTTGATACTCGTGGACGTCCATCGGTTTCTCCCTCGCGGTTCTTCGCGTTTATTGGGCGGCCGGCGCGCGAGGCGTCAGCCGCCGATCTCGAGGCTGGCGAGTCGTTTCGACCAAGGCGTGGACCCCCTCCCTAATCCTCCCCCTGGAAGGGGAAGGACCGGGGGTAGGGATCCTACGCTCGCCACTAGCCGATCTTTCCGCGCACCACATCATAGACCGCTTCCGTCTCGGCCGCCGCCTTGGCGAGAAGCGCGTTGACCTCGGCGAGTTGCTTCTCGGCGAAATCGCGATCCTTGATCGACTTGGCGTTGATGAAGACGTTGAGGGCGCAGGAACGTAGGCCGGCATTGGCCGCGAGCACCGCGACGCCCGCGTCGCTGATGACGCCCAGATTGCCCTTGTCGGCGGCTTCCCTGGAGAGCGCGATCACCTCGTAGCAGACCTTGCAGGTGGCGAGCGGCGCAAGCGTCGCGGCCTTCAGCGCTTCCTGAATCGCGGCGGTGCGCGCGGCCTTCTCTTCGTCCGTGGCTTTGGGCAGGCCGTAGGCGCCCATCAGCGTGTTGAAGGCGACGACGTCCTCGTCGATGCCCCGGGTCAGCTTTTCGCGCAGCTCTTCGGCGCGGGCGAGGGTCTTTTTGAGATCCTCGGAGACGGCCTCGTAGTTCTTCTTGCCGATCGTCAGATTGCAGACCATCGACACAAGCGCGGCGCCCATGGCGCCCGAGAGCGCGGCCGCGCCGCCGCCGCCGGGAGTCGGCGCGCTGCTCGCCAACTCGTCGAGGAATTTGCCGATCGTTTCCGTCTTCGCGCTCATATCAGGCCAGCTCTTTCGCAAGGGCGTAAATGTTTTCGCAATCGAACACCTTGTCGGCGCTCTCGAAGAGCTTGCCGACGCATTCGCGGTGCAGCTTCAGTTTTAGGCCGCCGAGACCAAGGGCCCCGATCACGATCTTGCCGTGGCGCTCCTTGGCCTTGTCGATCGCCTCGACGCCGGCGATGCCGAGCGGCGGCTGGGCGTTGCAATCGGCGATGAGCTCGACGGTCGGATTGTCCTTCCAATCGCTTTCCGCGAGCAGCTCGACGCCGATCGCGCCGGCGCCGAAGACGACCTGCGCGCCCTTGATCGCCTCGGCGCGGGCGGCGTTGTCCTTGGCTTCGACAGCCTTCGGCGTGAAGCCGAAACGCTCGGAAATAGCCTTGGCGGCGGCGTCGGCGCGCGCCTGCTCGCGCGAGGTGATGGCGACCTCGGCGCCTTCGATGTTCAGCATGGCGGCGGCGCGCATCCCGACGGGGCCCGTGCCGGCGAGAACGACGGCCTTCTTGCCCTTGAGATCGCCCGCCTTGGCGAGCAGCGCGACGCCCGCTGCGGCCGTGGTGTTCGAACCGTTCGAGTCGAGCATCACGGAAACGCGGAAGTTGGAGAAGAAGCGCTTTTTCACCGCCTTGAACACGGCCTCGCCCGCGACCATGGAGCCGCCGCCGACGAAGATCGCCGTGAACTGCTTCTCTTTGGGACCGCGCGTATAGATGCAGCCGTCGACCAGAGCGCCGACATTCTTCGTATCGACGCCGCCATAGCCGATGATGTGATCGGCGCCGCCGTCATAGCCGACGACCGTGTCGAAGACGCTGGCGACGGGATCGGTGTCGAAAAGGAAAAGAAGCTTCTTGGTCATATGCGTCTCGTTCGTTGGCGGACGTCTCGCCGCTTCCCCGTCATTGCGAGGAGCGAAGCGACGAAGCAATCCAGCGAGGTGGTTGCGGCTCTGGATTGCTTCGCTTCGCTCGCAATGACGGAACCTTTGTTCATGCCTTACGCCGTCACGACGTTGCGCGGCTCGCCCGCGACAAAGGCGTCGATATTATCGACCAGCTGATCCGAGAGAACCTGCATCGCCTCCTTCGACGCCCAGGCGACGTGGGGGGTGATGATGAGGTTCGGGATCGTCGGATCGAGCAGAATATTGCCGTTCTTTGGCGGCTCGACGGTGAGCACGTCGAGGGCCGCGCCGGCGATCACGCCCTTGCGCAGGGCGTCGGCAAGAGCTTCCTCGTCAATGATGCCGCCGCGCGCCGTGTTGATGATGCTGGCGGTCTTCTTCATCGACGCGAGCTCCTTCGCGCCGATCATGTCCTTCGTCGCCGGCGTCAGCGGAATGTTCAGCGTGATGACGTCCGACTCGCGCAGGATGGTCGCGACGTCGACCTTGCCGGGGATGTCCGTGATGTCGTTGACGAGCACCTTCATGCCCAGCGCCTCGGCGCGGGTCTGAACCTGCTTGCCGAGCGCGCCATAGCCGATGATGCCGAGCGTCGAGCCGGCGATGTCATAGATCGGATAGTCGAAATAGCAGAACTGGTTGGCGTAGCCCCACCGGCCGCGGCGCACGCTGTCGACGTAATTCACGAGATTGCGGCGCAGCGCGAAGAGCAGCGCAAAGACATGCTCGGGCAGCGTGTTGTAGGCGTAGTTGCGGATATTCGAGACCGTGACGCCATTGGCCGTGGTGTAGGCCTTGTCGATCACGTCCGTGCCCGTTGCGGCGACGGCGATCAGCTTCAGCTTTGGAAGCTGCTTCAGCACCGGCTCGCGCAGCGGAACCTTGTTGGTGATGATGATGTCGGCGTCCTTGGCGCGCTCGACGATCTGATCGACCGAGGTCTGGGCGTATTCCGTATATTCGTGCGGGAAGTTGGGTGCGCGCACATTGGCGTCGAGCGTTTCGCGGTCGAGAAAGACGATCTTGTGCGACATGATGATGAAGCTCCCCGAAACATTTTTCTGAGTTGGGGAGCGAGTAGCGAATGGCGAATAGCGAATAGAATTCGCATCTTCCCTTAATCCGCTACTCGCTACTCCCTATTCGCTACTCGCTCTTACATCTTGAGCAGCGGATTGGCGCGGAAGACGGCCTGAGCCGCCGCGACGCCGGAGCCGGCCTCGATCTTGATGCCGTTGTCGAGCATCGCCATTTCCGCGCCGGCGATGGCGCCGAGCAGCATCAGTTCGTTGAGGTCGCCGAGATGGCCGATGCGGAACACCTTGCCGGCGACTTCCGACAGACCGGCGCCGAGGGCGAGATTGTAGCGCTTATAGGCGGTCTCGATGACCTTGACCGCGTCATAGCCTTCCGGAACCACGATGGCGGTGACGGTGTCCGAATTCCACTTCGGCTCCTTGGCGCAGGTCTTGAGACCCCAGGCCGCGACGGCCGCGCGCGTGCCTTCGGCGAGGTGATGATGGCGCTTATAGACCTGATCGAGCCCCTCTTCGAACAGGATCGAGAGCGACTCCTTGAGGCCGTACAGCAGCGGAACCGACGGCGTGTAGGGGAAGTAGCCGTTGGCGTTCTGCGCGATCATGTCCTGGAATTCGAAATAGGCGCGGCGACCCTTGTTGGTCTTGCCCGCGTCGATCGCCTTC
The nucleotide sequence above comes from Methylocystis parvus OBBP. Encoded proteins:
- a CDS encoding malate--CoA ligase subunit beta; the encoded protein is MDVHEYQAKEILAAHGVAIPPGTVAFSPDQAVYAATELGGSHWVVKAQIHAGARGKAGGVKLCRTYHEVQQAARDLLGKRLVTSQTGPEGKPVQRVYVEVADPFEREIYLGYVLDRKLERVRVIASKHGGMDIEEIARTAPDELLQVIVEPAVGLQQFQARELAFQLGLNLKQVSRAVQTIMGAYRAFRDNDATMLEINPLVITKDDKVLALDAKMSFDDNALFRRRNIVDMNDPSQSDPREAQAHEHSLNYIGLDGEIGCIVNGAGLAMATMDMIKHAGGNPANFLDVGGGASPERVANAFRLVLSDRRVKVVLVNIFAGINRCDWVAQGVVDAVRAERIEGVPLVVRLAGTNVEAGKKIIAESGIPIIQADTLAEAAQKAVAAWQSVK
- the fchA gene encoding methenyltetrahydrofolate cyclohydrolase; the protein is MSAKTETIGKFLDELASSAPTPGGGGAAALSGAMGAALVSMVCNLTIGKKNYEAVSEDLKKTLARAEELREKLTRGIDEDVVAFNTLMGAYGLPKATDEEKAARTAAIQEALKAATLAPLATCKVCYEVIALSREAADKGNLGVISDAGVAVLAANAGLRSCALNVFINAKSIKDRDFAEKQLAEVNALLAKAAAETEAVYDVVRGKIG
- a CDS encoding NADP-dependent methylenetetrahydromethanopterin/methylenetetrahydrofolate dehydrogenase, with product MTKKLLFLFDTDPVASVFDTVVGYDGGADHIIGYGGVDTKNVGALVDGCIYTRGPKEKQFTAIFVGGGSMVAGEAVFKAVKKRFFSNFRVSVMLDSNGSNTTAAAGVALLAKAGDLKGKKAVVLAGTGPVGMRAAAMLNIEGAEVAITSREQARADAAAKAISERFGFTPKAVEAKDNAARAEAIKGAQVVFGAGAIGVELLAESDWKDNPTVELIADCNAQPPLGIAGVEAIDKAKERHGKIVIGALGLGGLKLKLHRECVGKLFESADKVFDCENIYALAKELA
- a CDS encoding D-2-hydroxyacid dehydrogenase, with amino-acid sequence MSHKIVFLDRETLDANVRAPNFPHEYTEYAQTSVDQIVERAKDADIIITNKVPLREPVLKQLPKLKLIAVAATGTDVIDKAYTTANGVTVSNIRNYAYNTLPEHVFALLFALRRNLVNYVDSVRRGRWGYANQFCYFDYPIYDIAGSTLGIIGYGALGKQVQTRAEALGMKVLVNDITDIPGKVDVATILRESDVITLNIPLTPATKDMIGAKELASMKKTASIINTARGGIIDEEALADALRKGVIAGAALDVLTVEPPKNGNILLDPTIPNLIITPHVAWASKEAMQVLSDQLVDNIDAFVAGEPRNVVTA